DNA from Elaeis guineensis isolate ETL-2024a chromosome 2, EG11, whole genome shotgun sequence:
ctgGTTTGCTATTTAAGGATTCGGTGATCGACGAGGCTTTGAGCTAAAGATTGTTTCTCGGTGGGATAATTTGTACATCGCCAACAAGGTTTCGAGCTAAAGGCTGTTTGATAATTTATACATGGCCAATCATGATCTGGTTCTGGGACAGAACCCTGATCTCGCCCTCGGGCAGAGCCATGACCTGGTAATGGGGCAGGGCCACGGCCTTGGCCTGGGGCAGAGGCATGGTCTCGGTCTGGGGCATGCCCATGACCACGAGCTTGGTCTACGGCAGGCACATGAGCATGATCTTGGACTTGGGCATCACCATGACAGCCGTTTGGTTCTTGGCCACCACCATCCCCATGACCATGACCATGATCACAGCAATGAACTGGCTCTGGGTCAGAACCATGATCCCGATGCGGATGCCCTGGCTGCACAGAACCATGACCTGGGTCTATCAGACAACCATGAATTGGCTCTTGCTGAAGGTCATGACCTCGGCGTCGACCAGAGCCTGGACCAGCTGTCCGTCGAGCAGGCTCAGGAGCTTGCTCTCCAATCCGGCCACGACATATCACAGGCTCACATGCTGATTCCTCAGGTCCTGCAGTCTCGCAGGCTCCTTGCGAACCCGGAACACCAGCTCACTGTAGGCCAGGAGTTCCCAGATGTGAAAGCCTGTCGGCGGGCGCTGCGGGATATGGCCATTGCTTGCCATTTTGAGATACAGACGGTGAAGTCGGATAAGACTCGTTTCACTGCAAAGTGTGCAGCTGAGGGTTGTCCATGGCGTGTTCATGCTGCAAAGCTTCCTGGTGTGCCCACATTCACAATCAGGACTATCCATGAGAGTCATAGCTGCAGTGGAATTAACCATCTTGGGCATCAGCAGGCGTCAGTTCAGTGGGTTGCAAGTTCTGTGGAGGAACGGCTTCGGGAGAACCCACACTATAAGCCCAAGGAGATACTGGAAGAGATCCACAGGGTGCATGGAATCACGTTGTCCTACAAGCAGGCTTGGAGAGGGAAGGAACGGATCATGGCTTCAGTCCGCGGGGCCTTTGAAGAAGGCTATCGTCTCTTACCGCAGTACTGTGAACAAGTCAAACGGACAAATCCAGGAAGTATCGCATCAGTTTACGGAAATCCAGATGATAATTGCTTCCGCCGCCTTTTCATCTCATTCTATGCTTCCATATATGGTTTTGTTAATGCATGCCGGCCGCTTATTGGGCTCGATAGGACTCTATTGAAAAGTAAATATCTCGGGACCTTGCTTCTTGCCACAGGATTTGATGGAGATGGTGCTTTATTTCCTCTAGCATTTGGGGTGGTTGATGAGGAAAGTGATGAGAATTGGATTTGGTTCTTATCTGAACTGCATGCTCTGCTTGAGGCCAACACAGAGAATATGCCAAGGCTCACAATCCTGTCAGACAGGCAGAAAGGGATTGTAGATGGGGTAGACTTCAATTTCCCAACTGCCTTCCATGGGTACTGCATGCGCCACCTCAGTGAAAGTTTCCGCAAAGAGTTCAACAACACTATGCTTGTTAACCTCCTCTGGGAAGCTGCCCATGCTCTCACGGTTATTGAATTTGAAGCTAAGATATTGGAGATTGAAGAAATATCACAGGAGGCTGCCTTTTGGATCAGACGCATTCCTCCTCGTCTCTGGGCTACAGCTTATTTTGAGGGAACGCGGTATGGGCACTTGACAGCAAACATTGCCGAGTCACTGAATAGTTGGATACTTGAAGCCTCTGGGCTTCCCATAATTCAGATGATGGAGAGCATCCGACGGCAGTTGATGACATGGTTTAATGAGCGACGTGAGACAAGCATGCAGTGGACAACAATCCTTGTACCATCAGCGGAGCGGCGTGTATCAGATGCCATAGAACGGGCACGGGGCTATCAAGTAGGACGAGCAAATGAGGCTGAGTTTGAAGTCGTCTCccctcatgagggaacaaatatCGTAGATATTCGCAACCGCTGCTGTTTGTGCCGTGGGTGGCAGCTCTATGGTTTGCCCTGTGCTCATGGGGTGGCAGCACTGCTCTCTTGCCGGCAGAATGTTCATAGGTACACTGAGAGCTGCTTCACTGTTGCCACTTACAGAAAGACCTATTCGCAGACGATACATCCCATTCCAGATAAGAGCCTTTGGAAGGAACTATCAGAAACAAATCAAAATGGAGGGGAAAAAATTGAGATAATCATAAACCCTCCCAAATCCCTCAGGCCTCCAGGCAGGCCGAGGAAGAAGAGAGTTCGGGCAGAGGACCGTGGTCGGGTCAAGCGAGTCGTGCACTGTAGCCGGTGCAATCAAACAGGTCATTTCAGAACAACATGTGCAGCACCCATATAACGGTTGCCTTTGTTGGCTACATTCCTGTGAAAAAGTTTGGTGTGCTTTTCCTATATATGAGCTTCCTCCACTGAGTAGATTCCTGGCGGAT
Protein-coding regions in this window:
- the LOC105053111 gene encoding uncharacterized protein, which produces MANHDLVLGQNPDLALGQSHDLVMGQGHGLGLGQRHGLGLGHAHDHELGLRQAHEHDLGLGHHHDSRLVLGHHHPHDHDHDHSNELALGQNHDPDADALAAQNHDLGLSDNHELALAEGHDLGVDQSLDQLSVEQAQELALQSGHDISQAHMLIPQVLQSRRLLANPEHQLTVGQEFPDVKACRRALRDMAIACHFEIQTVKSDKTRFTAKCAAEGCPWRVHAAKLPGVPTFTIRTIHESHSCSGINHLGHQQASVQWVASSVEERLRENPHYKPKEILEEIHRVHGITLSYKQAWRGKERIMASVRGAFEEGYRLLPQYCEQVKRTNPGSIASVYGNPDDNCFRRLFISFYASIYGFVNACRPLIGLDRTLLKSKYLGTLLLATGFDGDGALFPLAFGVVDEESDENWIWFLSELHALLEANTENMPRLTILSDRQKGIVDGVDFNFPTAFHGYCMRHLSESFRKEFNNTMLVNLLWEAAHALTVIEFEAKILEIEEISQEAAFWIRRIPPRLWATAYFEGTRYGHLTANIAESLNSWILEASGLPIIQMMESIRRQLMTWFNERRETSMQWTTILVPSAERRVSDAIERARGYQVGRANEAEFEVVSPHEGTNIVDIRNRCCLCRGWQLYGLPCAHGVAALLSCRQNVHRYTESCFTVATYRKTYSQTIHPIPDKSLWKELSETNQNGGEKIEIIINPPKSLRPPGRPRKKRVRAEDRGRVKRVVHCSRCNQTGHFRTTCAAPI